The Caldicoprobacter guelmensis genome includes a region encoding these proteins:
- the gatA gene encoding Asp-tRNA(Asn)/Glu-tRNA(Gln) amidotransferase subunit GatA: MKLHEYTISQLHELIRKREVSVPELARYMLNRIEKLDSKFECYITVTEKQAMEQAESVQKMIDEGSLNSPLAGIPMGIKDNICTKGILTTCASRMLSNFVPPYDATVVKRLYSNGAILLGKLNMDEFAMGSSTESSYFKKTKNPWNTERVPGGSSGGSAAAVAAGEAIYTLGSDTGGSIRQPASFCGCVGLKPTYGLVSRFGLVAYASSFDQIGPLTKTVTDCALVLNAIAGHDPMDLTSSRRERPDYTKALVNDVKGMKIGVPREFIADSVQREVRDAVLNAVKVFSNLGAECEEISIPIMDYVVPTYYIIALAEASSNLARYDGVKFGYRAANPKDMLDFCMRSRSEGFGTEVKRRILLGTYALSSGYYDAYYKKALKARTIITREFNKAFEKYDIIIGPVSPTTAYKIGEKINNPVQMYMEDVFTAPVNIAGLPAISIPCGFDQQSLPIGLQIIGKRFDEPTIIRAAYTFEQNTDFHKAKPKIDE, translated from the coding sequence GTGAAACTCCATGAATACACCATAAGCCAACTCCATGAATTGATAAGGAAAAGAGAGGTCAGCGTACCTGAACTAGCAAGATACATGTTAAATAGAATAGAAAAATTAGATTCAAAATTTGAATGTTATATAACTGTCACTGAAAAGCAGGCCATGGAACAGGCCGAAAGCGTTCAAAAAATGATAGATGAAGGCTCTTTAAATTCCCCATTGGCAGGCATACCCATGGGCATAAAAGACAACATATGTACCAAAGGCATACTCACCACCTGTGCTTCCAGAATGCTCAGCAACTTCGTTCCGCCCTACGATGCCACCGTAGTAAAAAGGCTTTACAGCAACGGTGCCATATTGCTTGGCAAACTCAACATGGACGAATTTGCCATGGGTAGCTCTACAGAGAGTTCTTACTTTAAAAAAACCAAAAATCCATGGAACACAGAAAGGGTGCCTGGGGGTTCAAGCGGTGGTTCAGCAGCTGCAGTAGCAGCAGGAGAAGCCATATATACCCTTGGTTCGGACACTGGGGGGTCAATAAGACAGCCAGCCTCGTTTTGCGGGTGTGTGGGACTTAAACCCACTTATGGTTTGGTTTCCCGATTCGGGCTTGTAGCCTACGCCTCCTCCTTTGACCAGATTGGTCCACTGACCAAAACGGTAACCGATTGTGCACTGGTATTAAACGCCATAGCAGGACATGACCCCATGGACTTGACCTCCTCAAGGAGAGAACGGCCCGACTACACGAAAGCATTGGTAAATGACGTTAAGGGGATGAAAATCGGGGTGCCTCGCGAATTTATAGCTGACAGCGTGCAAAGGGAGGTAAGAGATGCCGTACTCAATGCCGTAAAGGTATTCTCAAACCTGGGAGCAGAGTGCGAAGAGATATCAATCCCCATCATGGACTATGTGGTACCAACATATTACATAATAGCCCTTGCAGAAGCCAGCTCAAACCTTGCAAGATACGATGGCGTAAAATTTGGATACAGGGCTGCCAACCCCAAGGACATGCTTGACTTCTGCATGCGCTCAAGGAGTGAAGGGTTTGGCACCGAAGTGAAACGCAGGATACTGCTGGGCACATACGCATTGAGCTCGGGATATTATGATGCATATTATAAGAAAGCGCTTAAAGCTCGCACTATCATAACCCGTGAGTTTAATAAAGCCTTTGAAAAATACGACATCATCATAGGGCCGGTATCGCCTACAACAGCATACAAGATAGGCGAAAAAATCAACAACCCTGTTCAGATGTATATGGAAGATGTATTCACTGCACCGGTCAACATAGCAGGGCTTCCTGCTATATCCATCCCGTGTGGATTTGATCAGCAGTCTCTGCCCATAGGGCTTCAAATCATAGGAAAGAGGTTTGACGAGCCCACCATCATAAGGGCTGCATATACATTTGAACAGAACACCGATTTTCATAAAGCAAAGCCCAAAATAGACGAATAA
- a CDS encoding class II glutamine amidotransferase — protein MLFREGDIRIPSGCAISGIINKKGLLFSGDDIVKSIALMHERSNGLGGGFAAYGIYPEYKDLYAFHVFYHHSGAKEDTEAFLNKHFDIKLSGEIPTRKIPSIKDAPIIWRYFVLPKEDKLMEGGLTEEEFVVRCVMRINSSIDGAFVVSSGKNMGVFKGVGYPEDIGEFYMLDTYKAYIWTAHGRFPTNTPGWWGGAHPFTLLDWSVVHNGEISSYDANRRWVEMFGYKCTLQTDTEVITYIFDLLIRRHRLPLDIVVTALAASLWDEIKRMDDERQELVKAIRAVYGSALINGPFSIILACKNGILALNDRIKLRPMVAATKGDFVFVASEESAVRTVCPQPDEVWAPMGGEPVIALLEGVEDIWP, from the coding sequence ATGCTATTTCGTGAAGGTGATATAAGGATTCCATCAGGATGCGCCATATCAGGCATTATAAACAAAAAAGGCCTCCTGTTTTCAGGGGATGACATAGTAAAGTCCATCGCTCTGATGCACGAACGCTCAAACGGACTGGGGGGAGGCTTTGCTGCATACGGAATATACCCCGAATACAAGGACCTATATGCGTTTCACGTGTTCTATCACCACAGCGGCGCAAAAGAAGATACCGAGGCATTTTTAAATAAGCATTTTGACATAAAATTGTCAGGAGAAATCCCCACCAGGAAAATCCCCTCCATAAAGGATGCTCCCATAATCTGGAGATACTTTGTCTTGCCTAAAGAAGATAAGCTCATGGAAGGGGGCCTTACCGAAGAGGAATTCGTGGTAAGGTGTGTCATGAGGATCAACTCAAGCATTGACGGCGCTTTTGTGGTATCAAGCGGAAAAAACATGGGAGTTTTCAAGGGGGTGGGGTATCCCGAAGACATAGGCGAATTTTACATGCTGGACACATACAAGGCTTACATTTGGACGGCACACGGGAGATTCCCCACCAACACTCCCGGATGGTGGGGTGGTGCCCATCCCTTTACCCTGCTTGACTGGTCAGTGGTCCACAACGGTGAGATCTCATCCTACGATGCAAACAGGCGGTGGGTCGAGATGTTTGGTTACAAGTGCACACTTCAGACAGACACCGAGGTCATCACCTATATATTCGACCTTTTGATACGCAGACACCGACTCCCCCTTGATATTGTTGTAACCGCGCTGGCCGCATCGCTATGGGATGAAATAAAGAGGATGGATGACGAGAGGCAGGAACTCGTGAAAGCGATACGGGCGGTATACGGCAGTGCCCTGATCAACGGCCCATTTTCCATAATACTGGCCTGCAAAAACGGTATACTGGCTTTAAACGACAGGATAAAGCTTCGCCCGATGGTGGCGGCAACCAAAGGCGATTTTGTGTTTGTCGCCAGCGAGGAATCAGCAGTCAGAACAGTATGCCCACAACCTGACGAGGTATGGGCCCCTATGGGCGGGGAGCCAGTAATTGCTCTACTGGAAGGAGTTGAAGATATATGGCCATAA
- the gatB gene encoding Asp-tRNA(Asn)/Glu-tRNA(Gln) amidotransferase subunit GatB: MEYEAVIGLEVHAELSTKSKIFCSCTTEFGGQPNTHCCPVCLGMPGTLPVLNRKAVEYTIKAGLATNCTISYFTKQDRKNYFYPDLPKGYQISQYDLPLCKNGYIEIETENGKKKIRINRIHLEEDAGKLVHSEYGYYSYVDYNRTGVPLIEIVSEPDISSAAEAKAYLEKLKAILQFIGVSDCKMEEGSLRADVNISIRPKGSKELGERTEMKNLNSFRAVYRAIEAEIARQIEVVKSGGTIERETRRWDDARGESYPMRSKEDAQDYRYFPEPDLPPLIIKEELVERLKKELPELPDARKQRYMMEYGLPEYDAGVLTSSKELSDFFEEAAKVSNNIKAISNWVMGDMLRILNERNLEVSQIPFPPAYLAKLVALLDKGVINGPTAKKVFEDMFDSGKDPEVIVKEQGLEVLNDESILLQVVEKVIEENPNSVADYKKGKKKAIGFLVGQAMKATKGKANPQLLNELLIKKLEE, from the coding sequence ATGGAATACGAAGCGGTAATTGGCCTGGAAGTACACGCCGAGTTATCTACCAAATCGAAAATATTCTGCTCCTGTACCACAGAATTTGGTGGTCAACCCAATACCCACTGCTGTCCTGTCTGCCTTGGCATGCCTGGAACCCTCCCGGTACTAAACCGCAAGGCAGTAGAATACACTATAAAAGCAGGATTGGCTACAAACTGCACCATATCTTATTTCACCAAACAAGATCGAAAGAACTATTTTTACCCTGACCTGCCAAAGGGGTATCAAATATCACAATATGACCTGCCGCTATGCAAAAACGGGTATATCGAAATCGAAACCGAAAACGGAAAAAAGAAAATTCGCATAAACAGGATTCACCTGGAAGAAGATGCAGGAAAGCTTGTGCACAGCGAATACGGTTACTATTCCTATGTGGATTACAACCGTACAGGTGTACCGCTCATTGAAATAGTGAGCGAACCCGATATATCCTCTGCAGCAGAGGCAAAGGCCTACCTTGAAAAGCTCAAGGCAATATTGCAGTTCATAGGAGTTTCTGATTGTAAGATGGAAGAAGGCTCCTTGCGTGCCGATGTAAATATATCTATTCGTCCCAAAGGCTCCAAAGAATTAGGCGAAAGGACGGAGATGAAAAACTTAAATTCCTTCCGCGCAGTCTATAGAGCAATTGAAGCTGAAATTGCCCGTCAGATAGAAGTGGTAAAGTCCGGCGGGACAATAGAAAGGGAAACCAGGCGCTGGGATGACGCCCGGGGAGAAAGCTATCCCATGAGAAGCAAGGAAGATGCACAGGATTACAGGTACTTCCCTGAACCGGACCTACCTCCGTTGATCATCAAAGAAGAGCTGGTAGAAAGGTTAAAGAAAGAATTGCCAGAGCTCCCCGACGCCAGAAAACAGCGATATATGATGGAGTACGGATTGCCCGAATACGACGCAGGGGTGCTTACATCTTCAAAGGAGCTTTCTGACTTCTTTGAAGAAGCAGCCAAAGTCAGCAACAACATTAAAGCCATCAGCAACTGGGTAATGGGTGATATGTTGCGAATACTTAACGAAAGAAACCTTGAAGTATCCCAGATTCCATTCCCGCCGGCATATTTGGCAAAGCTGGTGGCATTACTGGACAAAGGAGTAATAAACGGCCCCACAGCCAAAAAAGTATTCGAAGACATGTTTGACAGCGGGAAAGACCCCGAGGTAATAGTCAAAGAGCAGGGCCTTGAGGTTTTAAACGACGAATCCATTCTCCTTCAGGTTGTAGAAAAGGTAATCGAGGAGAATCCCAATTCAGTAGCTGACTACAAAAAAGGTAAGAAAAAGGCAATTGGTTTCCTAGTAGGACAGGCTATGAAGGCCACCAAAGGTAAAGCCAACCCGCAGCTTTTAAACGAACTGCTCATAAAAAAGTTGGAAGAATAA
- a CDS encoding glutamate synthase-related protein, translating to MAISLLTPEFIIERNDARCIRCQVCVRQCANLAHIYDEEEDRVLADDSKCVNCHRCVTLCPTKAITIRKNPLEFKENANWTATAIREIYKQAETGGILLTGMGNDKPYPIYWDRMLINASQVTNPSIDPLREPMELKTFLGRKPEMLKVENGKLKGKLPPQLELEVPIMFSAMSFGSISFNACQALAMAASELGIMYNTGEGGLHKDLRKYGKNTIVQVASGRFGVDPEYLNAGAAIEIKIGQGAKPGIGGHLPGEKVTAQISQTRMIPLGSDAISPAPHHDIYSIEDLRQLIFSLKEATDYQKPVAVKIAAVHNVAAICSGIARAGADIIAIDGFRGGTGAAPLRIRDNVGIPIEFALAAVDTRLRQEGIRNQVSLVCAGGIRNSADVIKAIALGADAVYIGQAALIAMGCHMCQKCYTGKCNWGIATQDPNLVKRLNPEIGARRLVNLIKAWAHEMKEMLGGMGINAIESLRGNRLMLRGIGLTSRELDILGIKAAGE from the coding sequence ATGGCCATAAGCCTTCTTACACCGGAATTCATAATAGAGAGAAACGACGCGCGCTGCATAAGATGTCAGGTATGCGTAAGGCAGTGCGCAAACCTCGCACACATATATGACGAGGAAGAAGACAGGGTTTTAGCAGACGATTCCAAGTGCGTCAACTGCCACAGATGCGTAACCCTGTGCCCCACCAAGGCAATTACTATAAGAAAAAATCCCCTTGAGTTTAAAGAGAACGCCAATTGGACGGCAACTGCTATAAGGGAAATATACAAGCAGGCTGAAACCGGGGGCATACTGCTCACCGGCATGGGCAACGATAAACCCTACCCCATATACTGGGATAGGATGCTCATAAACGCCAGCCAGGTAACCAATCCATCAATAGACCCGCTGCGCGAGCCCATGGAGCTTAAAACCTTTCTGGGGCGAAAGCCCGAAATGCTTAAGGTTGAAAACGGAAAGCTCAAAGGGAAACTGCCGCCTCAGCTGGAACTTGAAGTCCCCATCATGTTCTCAGCCATGTCGTTCGGCTCGATAAGCTTTAACGCCTGTCAAGCCCTGGCAATGGCGGCATCTGAGCTGGGCATCATGTACAACACAGGCGAAGGCGGACTTCACAAGGATTTGCGCAAATACGGCAAAAACACTATAGTGCAGGTAGCATCGGGCAGGTTTGGCGTTGACCCAGAGTATCTAAACGCCGGAGCAGCCATTGAGATAAAAATCGGTCAGGGCGCAAAGCCTGGTATAGGGGGACATCTTCCGGGTGAAAAGGTGACCGCCCAGATATCCCAAACCAGGATGATCCCTTTAGGTTCCGATGCCATATCCCCTGCTCCCCACCACGATATATATTCAATCGAAGACTTGCGCCAGCTCATATTCTCCCTAAAAGAAGCCACTGATTATCAGAAACCGGTAGCGGTTAAAATCGCAGCAGTCCACAACGTGGCAGCCATATGCTCGGGCATAGCAAGGGCCGGAGCCGATATAATAGCCATCGACGGGTTTAGAGGCGGCACAGGCGCTGCTCCCTTGAGGATACGGGATAACGTTGGAATACCCATCGAGTTTGCATTAGCCGCCGTAGACACCAGGTTAAGACAGGAAGGCATAAGGAACCAGGTATCGCTGGTTTGCGCGGGAGGCATAAGAAACAGCGCAGATGTTATAAAGGCGATAGCCCTGGGTGCCGACGCTGTCTATATTGGACAGGCGGCTTTAATTGCCATGGGATGCCACATGTGCCAGAAATGCTACACCGGCAAGTGTAACTGGGGTATAGCCACTCAGGATCCCAACCTGGTAAAAAGGCTCAATCCTGAAATTGGTGCCAGAAGGCTTGTCAACCTCATCAAAGCCTGGGCTCACGAGATGAAGGAGATGCTGGGCGGCATGGGGATCAACGCCATCGAAAGCCTGCGTGGCAACAGGCTCATGCTGCGGGGAATAGGGCTAACCTCTAGAGAGCTTGACATACTGGGCATAAAGGCAGCCGGAGAATGA
- a CDS encoding adenylosuccinate synthase, whose translation MVKAIVGANWGDEGKGKITDMLAAESDIVVRFQGGSNAGHTIINTYGKFALHMLPSGVFYQHVTNVLGPGVALNIEMLVRELKALEEKGVPRPNILISDRAEVVMPWHILLDRYEEERLGSRQFGSTKSGIAPFYSDKYYKIGIQVCDLYYPDILKGKIDSILEVKNIMLKTLYDAPPIDGDKVYNDFLRLGQEIEDMVGDTTVFLHKAIKEGKRILLEGQLGALKDPDHGIYPYTTSSSPLAGFAAVGAGIPPYEINEIIAVVKAYSTCVGAGPFVTEIFGEQASELRERGGDAGEYGATTGRPRRMGWFDAVATRYGCSIQGATSIALTLLDVLGYLDEIPVCVAYDIEGDVTQDFPVTPLLPKAKPVYRMFPGWRCDIREVRKYSDLPDNAKRYVEFIEEFIGIPIKMISNGPRRENIILR comes from the coding sequence ATGGTTAAGGCTATTGTGGGTGCCAATTGGGGCGATGAGGGAAAAGGCAAGATTACCGATATGCTGGCGGCAGAGTCGGATATAGTGGTCAGGTTCCAGGGAGGGAGCAATGCGGGGCATACGATAATAAACACTTACGGGAAATTTGCTCTGCATATGCTGCCCTCGGGAGTGTTTTATCAGCATGTAACTAATGTGCTGGGACCGGGCGTGGCTCTTAATATAGAGATGCTTGTAAGAGAATTAAAAGCTTTGGAAGAGAAAGGGGTGCCACGGCCCAACATTCTCATATCTGATCGCGCTGAGGTTGTAATGCCGTGGCATATACTGCTGGATAGATATGAAGAAGAGAGGCTGGGCAGCAGGCAGTTTGGCTCTACAAAATCTGGTATTGCACCATTTTATTCAGATAAGTACTACAAGATAGGGATACAGGTGTGTGACCTCTATTATCCTGATATATTGAAGGGAAAGATAGACTCCATATTGGAAGTTAAGAATATAATGTTAAAAACCCTTTACGATGCTCCACCTATAGATGGTGACAAGGTATATAACGATTTTTTGAGACTGGGCCAAGAGATAGAGGATATGGTGGGAGATACCACCGTTTTTTTACACAAGGCAATTAAAGAGGGCAAGAGGATTTTGTTGGAAGGGCAGTTGGGAGCGCTGAAAGATCCGGATCATGGGATTTATCCTTATACCACATCTTCGTCGCCATTGGCCGGTTTTGCCGCTGTGGGTGCAGGCATCCCGCCTTATGAAATAAACGAAATTATAGCTGTAGTAAAGGCATATTCCACATGTGTAGGAGCGGGCCCATTCGTAACAGAGATTTTCGGGGAACAGGCGTCGGAGCTTAGAGAAAGGGGTGGCGATGCAGGGGAATACGGGGCCACAACCGGCCGACCACGAAGGATGGGATGGTTTGATGCGGTGGCGACAAGATATGGCTGCAGCATACAGGGAGCAACCTCTATAGCATTAACGCTTCTGGACGTGCTGGGATATCTCGATGAGATACCCGTATGCGTTGCTTACGACATCGAAGGGGATGTGACGCAAGACTTCCCTGTTACACCTCTGCTTCCTAAAGCTAAGCCTGTATACAGGATGTTTCCCGGTTGGAGATGTGATATAAGGGAGGTCAGGAAGTACAGCGACCTTCCTGATAATGCTAAAAGATACGTGGAATTTATAGAGGAGTTCATAGGTATCCCCATTAAGATGATATCAAACGGCCCCAGGAGGGAGAATATAATATTGAGGTAG
- a CDS encoding DUF6345 domain-containing protein, giving the protein MGVEYVNYYAGTGSPAAPYGDLQISDDAVNGLIDIVNDPNTSWFWRFSYGNSSAWEKDWKASRLGGLAETYCDNVDLVAFCGHGLGNNFVFSTQKDDWYTDITDLDAGYKDAEWMLTFTCNFLKGTFEDFAYWDYKLNWE; this is encoded by the coding sequence ATAGGAGTTGAATATGTTAATTATTATGCTGGTACTGGAAGTCCTGCTGCACCATATGGTGATTTACAAATTTCTGATGATGCTGTAAATGGATTAATTGATATAGTTAATGATCCAAATACAAGTTGGTTTTGGCGTTTTTCATACGGGAATAGTTCGGCTTGGGAGAAGGATTGGAAAGCATCAAGATTAGGTGGTCTTGCTGAAACATATTGTGACAACGTTGACTTGGTAGCTTTTTGTGGTCATGGTCTCGGCAATAATTTTGTTTTCAGCACTCAAAAAGATGATTGGTATACCGACATTACTGATTTGGATGCTGGATATAAAGATGCTGAATGGATGTTAACATTTACCTGCAATTTTTTAAAAGGTACATTTGAGGATTTTGCCTATTGGGATTATAAACTAAATTGGGAATAG
- a CDS encoding NAD(P)/FAD-dependent oxidoreductase has product MNYVIIGNSVAAVGAVEGIRKIDKVNPIVIISDEPYHTYSRPLISYYLAGKVTQDNMYYRGKDFYKANNVEPILGVKAQHIDFDKKEVVLEDGRKISYTKLLIATGSKPLTPPIEGVEKQNVFNFIKLDDAKAIEKVATRDSKAVVIGASFSGLKAVEALVQRGVNVTVIDIMDRIMPRVFDETASSMALKMLEKYEAKVLLKTSVEKILGHQAAIGVLLKDGREVPCDFIVLAAGVRCNTDLVKGTKLKINRGIIVDTMMRTNIPDVYAAGDVAEGYNFIEERNTEIPIIPNAYKQGETAGQNMAGAQKIFDKGFIMNSMPLLDLSIVSAGVSAPGEGITVKTIYNQEKNTYKKFYIRGNNLVGYLLINDIDRAGIYTDLIRRKIDISSFEHQLGRDDFGFIYLPKALRSQLILEG; this is encoded by the coding sequence ATGAACTATGTTATCATAGGTAATTCGGTTGCTGCCGTGGGTGCGGTCGAAGGGATAAGAAAGATCGACAAAGTAAATCCCATAGTCATCATATCCGATGAACCCTACCATACCTATTCCAGGCCTCTGATATCCTACTACCTGGCAGGAAAGGTTACTCAGGACAACATGTACTATCGCGGTAAGGATTTTTATAAAGCCAACAACGTAGAACCTATATTGGGCGTAAAAGCGCAGCACATAGACTTTGATAAAAAGGAAGTAGTTCTTGAAGACGGACGGAAAATAAGCTATACAAAACTTCTAATAGCCACCGGCAGCAAACCCCTAACCCCTCCCATCGAAGGCGTTGAAAAGCAGAACGTTTTTAACTTCATAAAGCTGGATGATGCGAAAGCCATTGAGAAGGTAGCAACCAGGGACTCAAAAGCCGTGGTCATAGGTGCCAGCTTCAGCGGTTTAAAAGCCGTAGAGGCATTAGTACAGAGAGGCGTAAATGTTACGGTGATAGACATCATGGACAGGATCATGCCACGGGTATTTGACGAAACAGCCTCTTCAATGGCACTGAAAATGCTCGAAAAGTACGAAGCCAAAGTGTTGCTCAAAACCAGTGTAGAAAAAATCCTCGGCCATCAGGCCGCCATCGGCGTGCTTCTCAAAGACGGAAGGGAAGTCCCCTGCGATTTTATTGTTCTGGCAGCGGGTGTAAGATGCAACACCGACCTTGTCAAAGGCACAAAGCTCAAGATAAACAGAGGAATCATAGTGGACACCATGATGAGGACAAATATACCTGACGTTTATGCCGCAGGCGATGTGGCCGAGGGATATAACTTCATAGAGGAAAGAAATACCGAAATCCCAATAATCCCCAACGCTTATAAACAGGGAGAAACAGCGGGACAGAACATGGCCGGAGCACAAAAAATATTTGATAAGGGGTTTATAATGAATTCAATGCCCCTACTGGACCTTTCAATTGTGAGTGCCGGCGTGTCAGCCCCCGGTGAAGGCATAACCGTAAAAACCATATACAACCAGGAAAAGAACACCTATAAGAAGTTTTATATCAGAGGAAATAACCTGGTCGGCTATCTTTTAATAAATGACATCGACAGAGCAGGTATATATACCGATTTAATCAGGAGAAAGATAGATATATCCTCATTTGAACACCAGCTTGGGAGAGATGACTTCGGCTTTATATACTTACCCAAAGCGCTCAGGAGCCAATTAATACTGGAAGGATGA
- the gatC gene encoding Asp-tRNA(Asn)/Glu-tRNA(Gln) amidotransferase subunit GatC: MAITKEIIEYIAMLARLQLDENEEANMVSDISKVISYFDKLKELDTSNIDAMEFLSMEEDVFENALRDDVVGQSYERAQLLHPEEEEDSEYFTVPKVVE; the protein is encoded by the coding sequence ATGGCAATAACAAAAGAAATAATTGAATACATTGCAATGCTCGCTAGGCTGCAGCTTGATGAAAACGAAGAAGCTAACATGGTTTCGGACATAAGCAAGGTCATCTCTTATTTTGACAAGCTAAAAGAGCTGGATACATCTAATATTGACGCCATGGAATTTTTAAGCATGGAAGAGGATGTATTTGAAAATGCGTTACGTGACGACGTAGTAGGCCAGTCCTACGAGCGGGCACAGCTATTACATCCTGAAGAAGAGGAAGACTCAGAATACTTTACCGTCCCAAAGGTCGTTGAGTAA
- a CDS encoding GltB/FmdC/FwdC-like GXGXG domain-containing protein, with the protein MKVIDASGMHYKDLNAMIKQLIKGNAAEILVKNVQGQRYIGDGIHGNSKIIIEGTPGNDMAAYMDGATIVVHGNAQDGVANTMNDGKVVIHGNAGDILGYAMRGGEVYIKGDVGYRVGIHMKEYLDKKPVIVIGGKAGAFLGEYMAGGIIILLGLNVDDTQKIVGNYCGTGMHGGVIYSRIPIDSYKLGKEVKQTQAEDGDMEIIGLYVKKFSDYFGFDYRSIMDSQFVKIYPYNHRPYGNLYAY; encoded by the coding sequence ATGAAAGTGATAGATGCCAGCGGCATGCACTATAAAGACCTGAATGCCATGATTAAACAGCTTATAAAAGGCAATGCTGCTGAAATACTCGTCAAGAACGTACAAGGCCAGCGATATATAGGCGACGGGATACATGGAAACTCCAAAATCATAATAGAAGGGACCCCGGGCAACGATATGGCGGCTTATATGGACGGCGCAACAATTGTCGTACACGGAAATGCCCAGGACGGCGTAGCCAATACCATGAACGACGGCAAGGTGGTCATACACGGAAATGCGGGCGACATTCTAGGATATGCAATGAGGGGTGGCGAGGTCTATATAAAGGGCGATGTGGGGTATCGGGTAGGCATACACATGAAAGAATATTTGGACAAGAAACCTGTCATCGTAATCGGTGGAAAAGCAGGAGCTTTTCTTGGAGAATACATGGCAGGGGGTATAATAATCCTGCTGGGCTTAAATGTGGATGACACACAAAAGATAGTTGGAAACTACTGTGGCACCGGAATGCATGGCGGCGTCATATACTCGCGCATACCCATCGACAGCTACAAACTGGGAAAAGAGGTAAAACAGACGCAGGCCGAGGATGGCGACATGGAGATTATAGGTTTATATGTAAAGAAGTTCTCTGACTATTTCGGATTTGACTACCGCTCAATAATGGACAGCCAATTTGTGAAGATATATCCGTACAACCATCGCCCTTATGGCAATCTGTATGCGTATTGA
- a CDS encoding ferritin family protein, whose product MEKIKKILKFAMRMEKNARDFYEFYADKDVSAETKRIFEELIEIEKQHFDALKKEYDKAGFKEAPLDISWVVDENFKARDPHILADNSDMLKEADAGVSDVSVMRMAYLIETDFWYFYDKAAKAVDEPEVKKLLTDLAEWEKQHSDMFYKKYLELLDKNLRDIKIILE is encoded by the coding sequence ATGGAAAAGATTAAGAAGATATTGAAATTTGCCATGAGAATGGAGAAAAACGCCAGGGATTTTTATGAATTTTATGCTGATAAGGATGTTTCAGCGGAGACAAAGCGCATCTTTGAGGAATTGATTGAAATTGAAAAGCAGCACTTTGACGCTTTAAAAAAGGAATATGATAAGGCGGGCTTTAAAGAGGCTCCTTTAGATATCTCATGGGTGGTGGATGAGAATTTTAAAGCCAGAGACCCTCATATATTGGCAGATAATTCAGATATGCTCAAAGAGGCGGATGCAGGGGTGTCGGATGTGTCGGTGATGCGCATGGCTTATTTGATAGAAACCGACTTCTGGTACTTCTATGACAAGGCAGCTAAGGCGGTGGACGAGCCTGAGGTCAAAAAGCTGCTCACCGACTTGGCTGAATGGGAAAAGCAGCACAGCGATATGTTTTACAAAAAATACCTTGAGCTGCTGGATAAAAATTTGAGAGATATAAAGATTATCTTGGAGTGA
- a CDS encoding 4Fe-4S dicluster domain-containing protein: MDKSNITAPKRIYAKEDVCIGCRLCEIHCIAAHSKYRHDLIKTFKKLPKRPLPRIVVEEDVPLSFGLQCRHCDEPECVKACITGAMQKDPKTGLVINDTERCIGCWTCILACPYGVIRRDYTNKKVASKCDFCLESGLEPACVKNCPNEALYIKNTVKSHDL, translated from the coding sequence ATGGATAAATCCAATATCACAGCTCCAAAGAGGATATACGCCAAGGAAGATGTGTGTATAGGATGCAGGCTGTGCGAGATTCACTGCATCGCCGCCCATTCCAAATACAGACATGACCTTATTAAGACATTTAAAAAGCTTCCCAAAAGGCCACTTCCCCGTATAGTAGTTGAAGAAGATGTACCCCTATCCTTCGGTCTTCAGTGCAGGCACTGCGATGAACCTGAATGCGTTAAAGCCTGCATAACCGGTGCTATGCAAAAAGACCCAAAAACAGGGCTGGTCATAAACGATACCGAAAGATGCATAGGGTGCTGGACCTGCATACTGGCATGCCCGTACGGCGTTATCAGGCGCGATTACACAAACAAAAAAGTGGCCTCAAAATGCGACTTTTGCCTGGAAAGCGGTTTAGAGCCGGCATGCGTTAAAAACTGCCCCAACGAGGCCCTGTATATCAAGAATACCGTTAAATCCCATGATTTGTAA